From Nicotiana tabacum cultivar K326 chromosome 15, ASM71507v2, whole genome shotgun sequence, the proteins below share one genomic window:
- the LOC107831612 gene encoding disease resistance protein Roq1 isoform X1, which produces MSYASPSKDWKYDVFLSFRGEDTRKNFVSHLYNALEQRGIHAFKDDDRLETGKSISYELLKAIEESRFAVVIFSKSYASSKWCSEELAHIIKCQSELEQTVIPIFYDVSPSDVRHQNPPFAESFSQHEEKYKDDMEKVQRWRDAFAEAGKLSGHDLKNYKDEVDCINKVVDYILPKSLQAIPTSSGSLVGVEPQIEKIISLWDMESNDVRSIGIWGMSGIGKTEIVSIIYERYRHLFDADCFLGDVGEMYQKKGLTWIQQALIRKLLGKKIPITSEREGAIIIRNQLRWKKVLVILDDVNHLNQLKFLVGGTEWFGGGSRVLITTRDKHLIIAHVGENKVYEVLLLSENDALELFCLHAFKRKSPERDFEELSREVVKYADGLPLALEVLGPSFCGRNKEQWRDIIDRLKKIPNDDILGKLKIGLD; this is translated from the exons ATGtcttatgcttctccttccaaaGATTGGAAGTATGATGTCTTTTTGAGCTTTAGAGGTGAAGATACACGTAAAAACTTTGTGAGTCATCTCTATAATGCTCTAGAACAGAGAGGAATACATGCTTTCAAAGATGATGACCGGCTGGAAACGGGAAAATCAATTTCTTATGAACTTCTGAAAGCCATAGAAGAGTCTAGATTTGCCGTCGTGATATTCTCAAAAAGCTATGCATCCTCAAAATGGTGCTCAGAGGAGCTTGCACACATCATAAAGTGTCAAAGTGAATTGGAGCAGACTGTGATTCCAATCTTTTATGATGTGAGTCCATCTGATGTACgccatcaaaatccaccatttgCCGAGTCATTTTcccaacatgaggaaaaatacaaaGATGATATGGAGAAGGTTCAAAGATGGAGGGATGCATTTGCGGAGGCTGGAAAATTATCAGGACAtgatctaaaaaattataa GGATGAGGTTGATTGCATCAATAAGGTAGTTGATTACATATTACCAAAGTCACTTCAAGCTATCCCAACGTCATCCGGAAGCTTAGTGGGCGTGGAACCTCaaattgagaaaataatttcattatggGATATGGAATCAAATGATGTTCGTTCCATTGGAATATGGGGGATGAGCGGTATTGGCAAGACAGAAATTGTAAGTATCATATATGAGAGATATCGTCATCTATTTGATGCTGATTGTTTTCTTGGTGATGTTGGAGAAATGTACCAGAAAAAGGGTCTTACATGGATACAACAAGCTCTCATCCGTAAGCTATTGGGGAAAAAGATACCTATAACTAGTGAACGCGAAGGTGCCATAATTATAAGGAATCAGCTTCGCTGGAAGAAAGTTTTGGTCATTCTTGATGATGTAAACCAtctaaatcaactaaaatttttagTTGGAGGGACAGAGTGGTTTGGCGGGggtagtagagttttgattaccACGAGAGACAAGCACCTGATAATCGCTCATGTAGGGGAGAACAAAGTGTATGAAGTCCTACTATTATCTGAGAATGATGCTCTTGAACTGTTTTGCCTGCATGCTTTCAAGAGAAAATCTCCAGAGAGAGATTTTGAGGAGCTTTCAAGGGAAGTGGTGAAGTATGCTGATGGGCTCCCATTAGCTCTTGAAGTTTTGGGTCCTTCTTTTTGTGGACGAAACAAAGAGCAATGGAGAGATATAATTGATAGACTGAAGAAAATCCCTAATGATGACATTTTAGGAAAACTTAAGATTGGTCTTGATTGA
- the LOC107831612 gene encoding disease resistance protein Roq1 isoform X2, producing the protein MVKKRGIHAFKDDDRLETGKSISYELLKAIEESRFAVVIFSKSYASSKWCSEELAHIIKCQSELEQTVIPIFYDVSPSDVRHQNPPFAESFSQHEEKYKDDMEKVQRWRDAFAEAGKLSGHDLKNYKDEVDCINKVVDYILPKSLQAIPTSSGSLVGVEPQIEKIISLWDMESNDVRSIGIWGMSGIGKTEIVSIIYERYRHLFDADCFLGDVGEMYQKKGLTWIQQALIRKLLGKKIPITSEREGAIIIRNQLRWKKVLVILDDVNHLNQLKFLVGGTEWFGGGSRVLITTRDKHLIIAHVGENKVYEVLLLSENDALELFCLHAFKRKSPERDFEELSREVVKYADGLPLALEVLGPSFCGRNKEQWRDIIDRLKKIPNDDILGKLKIGLD; encoded by the exons ATGGTGAAAAAG AGAGGAATACATGCTTTCAAAGATGATGACCGGCTGGAAACGGGAAAATCAATTTCTTATGAACTTCTGAAAGCCATAGAAGAGTCTAGATTTGCCGTCGTGATATTCTCAAAAAGCTATGCATCCTCAAAATGGTGCTCAGAGGAGCTTGCACACATCATAAAGTGTCAAAGTGAATTGGAGCAGACTGTGATTCCAATCTTTTATGATGTGAGTCCATCTGATGTACgccatcaaaatccaccatttgCCGAGTCATTTTcccaacatgaggaaaaatacaaaGATGATATGGAGAAGGTTCAAAGATGGAGGGATGCATTTGCGGAGGCTGGAAAATTATCAGGACAtgatctaaaaaattataa GGATGAGGTTGATTGCATCAATAAGGTAGTTGATTACATATTACCAAAGTCACTTCAAGCTATCCCAACGTCATCCGGAAGCTTAGTGGGCGTGGAACCTCaaattgagaaaataatttcattatggGATATGGAATCAAATGATGTTCGTTCCATTGGAATATGGGGGATGAGCGGTATTGGCAAGACAGAAATTGTAAGTATCATATATGAGAGATATCGTCATCTATTTGATGCTGATTGTTTTCTTGGTGATGTTGGAGAAATGTACCAGAAAAAGGGTCTTACATGGATACAACAAGCTCTCATCCGTAAGCTATTGGGGAAAAAGATACCTATAACTAGTGAACGCGAAGGTGCCATAATTATAAGGAATCAGCTTCGCTGGAAGAAAGTTTTGGTCATTCTTGATGATGTAAACCAtctaaatcaactaaaatttttagTTGGAGGGACAGAGTGGTTTGGCGGGggtagtagagttttgattaccACGAGAGACAAGCACCTGATAATCGCTCATGTAGGGGAGAACAAAGTGTATGAAGTCCTACTATTATCTGAGAATGATGCTCTTGAACTGTTTTGCCTGCATGCTTTCAAGAGAAAATCTCCAGAGAGAGATTTTGAGGAGCTTTCAAGGGAAGTGGTGAAGTATGCTGATGGGCTCCCATTAGCTCTTGAAGTTTTGGGTCCTTCTTTTTGTGGACGAAACAAAGAGCAATGGAGAGATATAATTGATAGACTGAAGAAAATCCCTAATGATGACATTTTAGGAAAACTTAAGATTGGTCTTGATTGA